One genomic window of Halomicrobium sp. LC1Hm includes the following:
- a CDS encoding helix-turn-helix domain-containing protein produces the protein MTTGENSQSATLLELFADDYSREILLAADETPKTAKELSRRCDASLATIYRRISTLQEYGLIRVHSTIGSGGEHKQRFETTIETLHVAISDGELELSVETRDELADNFTTLWKNFRENI, from the coding sequence ATGACGACAGGGGAAAACAGCCAGTCTGCGACCCTCTTAGAGCTTTTCGCAGACGACTACTCTCGGGAAATCTTGCTAGCTGCTGATGAAACCCCCAAGACGGCGAAAGAGCTCAGTCGGCGATGTGATGCGTCGTTGGCGACAATCTACCGTCGTATCTCTACCCTACAGGAATACGGTCTCATCAGAGTCCATTCGACGATCGGTTCTGGTGGCGAACACAAACAACGGTTCGAGACGACAATCGAAACGCTCCACGTCGCCATTTCCGACGGTGAGCTCGAACTGTCCGTCGAGACACGGGACGAACTCGCCGACAACTTCACCACGCTCTGGAAGAATTTTCGCGAGAATATATGA
- a CDS encoding SCO family protein — translation MDRRRYLQSIAAAGTTASVAGCFGVLTESGAEGTVLGPPEQDLSEAAHPSYGDEMPAFTVPDPITGEDISTTDFEGERTILWTSFYTNCPDGVCPALILRLRRAQEVATEGGYGDAAAFLAHTFDPERDTADVLREYARQQGVNLDAGNWHFLRPESYKAGKELLEEQFGLFIEKRPAEDLENLEYQFPHYGLILLVNERGIVERAYPNGASVDVEIVENDFEQVVTG, via the coding sequence ATGGATCGACGAAGGTATTTGCAGTCGATCGCTGCAGCCGGGACTACCGCAAGCGTCGCAGGTTGCTTCGGCGTACTTACTGAATCTGGCGCTGAGGGAACAGTCCTTGGCCCGCCTGAACAGGATCTAAGTGAAGCCGCTCACCCGAGCTACGGCGACGAGATGCCCGCGTTCACCGTCCCCGACCCGATTACGGGTGAAGATATTTCAACGACTGATTTTGAGGGGGAGCGAACCATCCTCTGGACATCGTTCTACACGAATTGTCCAGACGGCGTTTGTCCCGCCCTGATTCTCCGACTGCGGCGGGCACAGGAAGTCGCTACCGAGGGAGGCTACGGCGACGCCGCCGCCTTTCTCGCACACACCTTCGACCCCGAGCGCGACACGGCAGATGTCCTCCGCGAGTACGCCCGCCAGCAGGGGGTCAATCTCGACGCCGGCAACTGGCACTTCCTTCGGCCGGAGAGCTACAAAGCAGGGAAGGAACTGCTAGAAGAGCAGTTCGGACTCTTCATCGAGAAGCGACCTGCTGAGGATCTCGAGAATCTGGAGTATCAGTTCCCGCACTACGGGCTGATCCTCCTCGTGAACGAGCGTGGCATCGTCGAACGGGCGTACCCGAACGGTGCGTCGGTCGATGTCGAGATCGTCGAAAATGATTTTGAGCAGGTGGTTACAGGATGA
- a CDS encoding TlpA disulfide reductase family protein, with amino-acid sequence MKRRDLLAGLASVGAIGGAGLVGAGTVPDTFNTGSETPEPVEPTTLDTIEAPGSRDGEVTIPPDNQATFVDFFGTWCAPCVEQMPALGEAEDRIGDEVLFLSVTTEDVGGSVSEETVVEWWRENDGDWLVAADVTAELAAKLNVGYYPTAVALDATGRIQWSEKGIHTADEIVSGIKTALNA; translated from the coding sequence ATGAAGCGTCGGGACCTCCTTGCTGGACTCGCTAGTGTCGGGGCAATTGGTGGCGCTGGGCTCGTTGGGGCAGGGACCGTTCCCGACACCTTCAACACCGGAAGCGAGACACCGGAGCCAGTCGAACCGACGACACTCGATACGATCGAAGCGCCAGGAAGCCGCGATGGTGAGGTGACGATTCCCCCAGATAATCAAGCCACATTCGTCGACTTCTTCGGGACCTGGTGTGCGCCCTGTGTGGAACAGATGCCAGCACTCGGTGAGGCCGAGGACCGGATTGGTGATGAGGTGCTATTCCTCTCGGTAACGACCGAAGACGTTGGTGGCTCGGTAAGTGAGGAAACAGTCGTCGAGTGGTGGCGCGAGAACGACGGCGACTGGTTAGTCGCTGCTGACGTGACCGCCGAACTTGCAGCAAAGCTCAACGTCGGATATTACCCGACTGCTGTGGCACTCGATGCGACTGGGCGAATCCAGTGGTCTGAAAAGGGTATTCATACCGCTGACGAGATCGTCTCTGGCATCAAAACCGCTCTCAACGCATGA
- a CDS encoding cytochrome c biogenesis CcdA family protein, which translates to MISEALLTNVSFALTAGVATFFSPCAYPLLPGYVGFSVNSTDTESASVTGSGIRGVAAAFGVLATFALLGGATAWVGHEALSDITIFETLVGGLLIVFGLLVAFDRAPSLSLSLPKRRSSVLGFGLFGAGYALAGAGCVAPVFLAVVARAITLPTEAAILVLGVYAGIVAVLMAATTVATGVGIISNANRVMAHSGWFKRLAGVVMIVAGVGQLYLSLIVY; encoded by the coding sequence ATGATCAGCGAGGCACTTCTGACGAATGTCTCGTTCGCGCTCACAGCGGGTGTAGCAACGTTCTTTTCACCGTGTGCCTACCCGCTGCTACCGGGCTACGTTGGCTTCTCCGTGAACTCTACTGACACCGAAAGCGCCTCTGTCACAGGCTCCGGGATTCGAGGTGTGGCAGCCGCATTTGGCGTTCTTGCGACGTTTGCGTTGCTGGGCGGGGCAACGGCGTGGGTCGGCCACGAGGCACTGTCAGATATCACCATTTTCGAGACGCTAGTCGGCGGATTGCTCATCGTCTTCGGATTGCTTGTCGCATTCGACCGGGCTCCGTCACTGTCATTATCACTTCCAAAGCGCCGCTCAAGCGTTCTCGGCTTCGGTCTTTTTGGCGCGGGATACGCACTGGCTGGTGCCGGATGCGTCGCCCCAGTCTTCCTCGCAGTCGTAGCCCGGGCCATCACCCTCCCGACTGAAGCAGCGATCCTCGTATTAGGGGTCTACGCCGGCATCGTTGCTGTACTAATGGCTGCAACAACCGTCGCAACTGGAGTCGGTATCATCAGTAACGCAAATCGCGTAATGGCACATTCCGGGTGGTTCAAGCGGCTCGCCGGCGTTGTGATGATCGTTGCTGGAGTCGGCCAACTCTATCTCTCGCTCATTGTATACTGA
- a CDS encoding alpha-hydroxy-acid oxidizing protein, translating into MECVAEHDCVIASGGVRTGLDVAKAIALGVLAGRLAKPLLTPATEGAEAVIERVEDLIAELQTAMFITGSRTIEDLQQIEYVLQGKTREYVDQRHL; encoded by the coding sequence ATCGAGTGTGTTGCCGAACACGACTGCGTAATTGCGAGTGGTGGTGTCCGGACAGGATTAGACGTGGCAAAAGCGATTGCGCTAGGTGTACTCGCCGGCAGGCTGGCGAAACCGCTCCTGACACCGGCTACAGAGGGTGCTGAAGCCGTGATCGAGCGAGTCGAGGATCTGATTGCGGAACTACAGACGGCGATGTTTATCACTGGTTCGAGGACGATCGAAGACCTCCAACAGATCGAATACGTGTTGCAGGGAAAAACACGCGAATACGTTGACCAACGTCATCTCTGA
- a CDS encoding metalloregulator ArsR/SmtB family transcription factor, with protein sequence MSSTERLQRYLADERGGCGDEEVSQRLAELEEIDAAAGGPALGQDVGLLSALANETRYKIVRILHVADEELCVCEFAPLLDVSDSAISHALSQLTDAGLVTRRKEGKWRKYRATARANAVLIALDGSREL encoded by the coding sequence ATGTCCTCGACTGAGCGACTACAGCGGTATCTCGCCGACGAACGGGGTGGGTGTGGTGACGAGGAAGTGTCCCAGCGCCTGGCAGAACTCGAAGAGATCGACGCGGCCGCGGGCGGACCTGCGCTGGGCCAGGATGTCGGATTACTATCGGCGCTCGCGAACGAGACCCGGTACAAGATCGTTCGCATCCTTCACGTCGCTGACGAGGAACTGTGCGTCTGTGAATTTGCACCGCTGCTCGACGTCAGCGACAGCGCGATCAGCCACGCGCTGTCCCAGCTCACCGACGCCGGACTCGTCACGCGCCGTAAAGAGGGGAAATGGCGGAAATATCGAGCGACAGCGCGCGCCAACGCCGTCCTCATCGCTCTCGACGGATCGCGGGAGCTATGA
- a CDS encoding low molecular weight phosphatase family protein produces the protein MDSKSTAKFGFVCVQNAGRSQMSAAFAERERDRRGLGDNMEILTGGTHPAEHVHEEVSTVMQERDIDLSDRTPREVSTDELESCDTVATMGCSTLELDAEDVDVRDWALDDPHGQDLDAVREIRDEIERRVEALFDEVHQAEP, from the coding sequence ATGGATTCGAAATCGACGGCGAAGTTTGGATTCGTGTGCGTCCAGAATGCCGGTCGTAGTCAGATGTCTGCTGCGTTCGCCGAGCGAGAACGCGACCGACGGGGGCTCGGAGACAACATGGAGATCCTTACAGGTGGGACACACCCGGCTGAGCACGTTCACGAGGAAGTCAGTACGGTTATGCAAGAGCGAGATATCGATCTCTCCGACCGAACACCGCGGGAGGTCTCGACTGACGAACTCGAATCGTGCGACACTGTCGCAACGATGGGCTGTTCGACGCTCGAATTGGACGCAGAGGACGTCGACGTTCGGGACTGGGCGTTAGACGATCCCCACGGACAGGATCTCGACGCCGTCCGCGAGATTCGTGACGAGATAGAACGACGCGTCGAGGCGCTATTTGACGAAGTCCATCAAGCCGAACCGTAG
- a CDS encoding metal ABC transporter permease, translating to MIPLALSLQTGLLDSVLGPLYWFLAYWSEIMSWLAGQTGLEILQYGFMHRAILVGLCIGVMAPLIGTFLVHRQLALIGDALAHTGFAGVAIGLFLNAVIDLGVSPYLTAVVVAMIAALLIELISEATDAYNDVSMAIVLSTGFALGTTLISINAGGLAVGVNQFLFGNLSTVSNESAAILLALFGIIIGVIGLTRNQLLYVTFDETAAAVSGLSVSWYNRITVMLTAMVVVGAMQIMGVILVAAMLVVPVAGASQVARSFNESLLISVVLAELAVILGIGASYYGEATAGGVIVLVAVAIYVVTVVIGKLQTAFGEEETPEMGSIDTNEPASRGERHRPES from the coding sequence ATGATACCCCTCGCTCTTTCGCTTCAAACGGGACTGCTGGACTCTGTGCTCGGGCCGCTGTACTGGTTTCTGGCGTACTGGTCGGAGATTATGTCGTGGCTCGCCGGACAGACCGGCCTCGAAATCCTCCAGTACGGCTTCATGCACCGGGCGATCCTGGTCGGTCTCTGTATCGGCGTGATGGCACCGCTGATCGGGACGTTCCTCGTCCACCGCCAGCTCGCGCTCATCGGTGACGCACTCGCCCACACGGGATTCGCTGGCGTCGCGATCGGCCTGTTCCTGAACGCCGTCATCGACCTGGGAGTATCGCCGTATCTGACGGCCGTCGTCGTTGCGATGATCGCAGCCCTGCTCATCGAGCTCATCTCGGAGGCGACGGACGCCTACAACGACGTCTCGATGGCGATCGTGCTCTCGACGGGGTTCGCGCTGGGAACGACACTGATCAGCATCAACGCAGGCGGGCTCGCTGTCGGCGTGAATCAGTTCCTCTTCGGCAATCTCTCTACCGTCTCGAACGAGAGTGCGGCGATACTGCTGGCGCTGTTTGGCATCATCATCGGCGTGATCGGGCTCACACGCAACCAGCTACTGTACGTCACCTTCGACGAGACGGCCGCTGCGGTGTCGGGTCTCTCGGTGAGCTGGTACAACCGCATCACGGTGATGCTGACTGCGATGGTCGTCGTCGGCGCGATGCAGATCATGGGCGTCATCCTGGTCGCGGCGATGCTCGTCGTCCCCGTCGCTGGCGCGAGCCAGGTCGCACGGAGTTTCAACGAATCTCTCCTGATCTCGGTCGTACTTGCCGAACTGGCAGTTATTCTCGGCATCGGAGCGTCGTACTACGGTGAGGCGACTGCCGGAGGTGTTATCGTCCTCGTCGCGGTCGCGATTTACGTCGTCACCGTCGTGATCGGGAAGCTCCAGACCGCCTTCGGCGAGGAAGAGACACCCGAGATGGGCAGTATCGATACGAACGAACCCGCATCGAGGGGTGAGCGACACCGGCCCGAGAGCTGA